One region of Miscanthus floridulus cultivar M001 chromosome 19, ASM1932011v1, whole genome shotgun sequence genomic DNA includes:
- the LOC136529398 gene encoding aspartyl protease family protein At5g10770-like has product MVVVLPLLLILLFGYCPTSRAAGDEHGFIGIVDMQSSLKPQAAACSGQSTVIPPHKGTWVPLYRHLGPCSPAAASTCAAKARPPPSLADLLRQDQLRVDHIHRRLSSSSEGVRVSKQAGPVKEPVRSEVIHLHNQPVIQVTIGSERKTSAAGGQQSQAAGVVQTVVLDTASDVPWVQCHPSASATDISSSSYDPARSATYTALACNSAACAELGRLYRCACVNNHCQYRVPIPSSPALSSSSGTYGSDLLALAADPANGALSFKFGCSHAEAKQGEEGSLDNATAGVMALGGGPESLVSQTAATYGSAFSYCIPATESRQPGFFVLGGSGDPSAGAGYVVTPLLRYARVPTFYRVRLLAIAVDGQQLNVTPSVFAAGSVLDSRTAITRLPPTAYQTLREAFRSRMAMYREAPPQGNLDTCYDFTGAFLVMVPRIALLFDGNAVVALDRQGILFHDCLAFTSNSDDRMPGILGNVQQQTMEVLYNVGGGSVGFRRGAC; this is encoded by the exons ATGGTTGTAGTTTTGCCGCTATTACTAATCCTCTTGTTCGGTTACTGCCCCACTAGCCGTGCAGCTGGCGACGAACATGGCTTCATAGGCATCGTCGACATGCAGAGCTCACTGAAACCACAGGCCGCCGCCTGCTCCGGACAGAGCACCG TGATCCCGCCACACAAAGGCACTTGGGTCCCGTTGTACCGCCATCTCGGGCcgtgctcgccggcggcggcatcTACCTGCGCGGCGAAGGCGAGGCCGCCGCCGTCATTGGCCGACCTGCTCCGCCAGGACCAGCTCCGCGTCGACCACATCCACAGGAGGCTGTCGTCGTCGTCCGAAGGCGTTCGCGTGAGCAAGCAGGCCGGTCCCGTCAAGGAACCGGTGCGTTCCGAGGTGATCCACCTCCACAACCAGCCGGTTATCCAAGTCACAATCGGCTCCGAAAGGAAGACCTCCGCCGCCGGCGGCCAGCAAAGCCAGGCGGCGGGAGTTGTCCAGACGGTGGTGCTGGACACGGCCAGCGACGTGCCGTGGGTGCAGTGCCACCCCTCCGCGTCGGCGACGgacatctcctcctcctcctacgacCCAGCTAGGTCGGCCACGTACACCGCCTTGGCGTGCAACTCCGCGGCCTGCGCGGAGCTCGGCCGCCTTTACCGCTGCGCCTGCGTCAACAACCACTGCCAGTACCGTGTCCCTATCCCCAGCTCCCCCGCCTTGTCGTCGTCGTCGGGCACGTACGGCTCCGACCTCCTCGCGCTCGCGGCCGACCCCGCCAACGGCGCCCTATCCTTCAAGTTCGGGTGCAGCCACGCCGAGGCCAAGCAGGGCGAAGAAGGCAGCTTGGACAACGCAACCGCCGGAGTCATGGCTCTGGGCGGTGGCCCGGAGTCGCTGGTGTCCCAGACCGCGGCCACCTACGGGAGCGCCTTCTCGTACTGCATCCCAGCGACGGAGAGCCGCCAGCCGGGGTTCTTCGTGCTCGGCGGCAGCGGTGACCCCTCCGCTGGCGCCGGGTACGTGGTGACGCCCTTGCTCAGGTACGCGCGGGTGCCCACGTTCTACCGCGTGCGCCTCCTGGCCATCGCCGTCGACGGGCAGCAGCTCAACGTGACCCCCTCGGTGTTCGCCGCCGGCTCCGTGCTGGACTCCCGGACGGCCATTACCCGGCTGCCGCCGACGGCGTACCAGACGCTGCGCGAGGCGTTCAGGAGCAGGATGGCCATGTACAGGGAGGCGCCTCCGCAGGGGAACCTCGACACCTGCTACGACTTCACCGGCGCCTTCTTAGTCATGGTGCCAAGGATCGCGCTGCTGTTCGATGGGAACGCCGTCGTGGCGCTGGACCGGCAGGGGATCCTGTTCCACGACTGCCTCGCGTTCACGTCTAACAGCGACGACCGCATGCCTGGGATACTTGGCAACGTGCAGCAGCAGACGATGGAGGTGCTCTACAATGTCGGCGGCGGCTCCGTCGGCTTCCGCCGCGGCGCGTGCTGA
- the LOC136525234 gene encoding uncharacterized protein: MTADGEEKSKFRWLDAARYAVAAAVTVLIMAVIVNAVKVVLRPDSLQLSVDKGSIFTAQYPPQLTMELKLRAQNPSGRVRMYYVGVTGYLFDNTTSASASLDPGYDSVVIFKPKDMAVVQQEALDCSLGMKVVREKQMDPSHFDVLYNGSSFSDMTLRLDGDLITEVTSELNMTRRTTYYCEELLVGGNGDDEAFKYRQDAICKQRRASN, encoded by the coding sequence ATGACGGCAGACGGCGAAGAGAAATCAAAGTTCCGGTGGCTGGACGCGGCGCGCTACGCGGTGGCCGCCGCGGTGACCGTGCTCATCATGGCCGTCATCGTCAACGCCGTGAAGGTGGTCCTTCGCCCCGACTCGCTGCAACTCTCCGTCGACAAAGGCTCCATCTTCACGGCGCAGTATCCGCCACAGCTGACCATGGAGCTCAAGCTCCGGGCGCAGAACCCCAGCGGCCGGGTCCGGATGTACTACGTCGGCGTCACCGGGTACCTGTTCGACAACacgacgtcggcgtcggcgtcgttaGATCCAGGATACGATTCCGTCGTCATCTTCAAGCCGAAAGACATGGCCGTGGTCCAGCAGGAGGCACTGGACTGCAGCCTAGGTATGAAGGTGGTGAGGGAAAAGCAGATGGATCCGTCCCACTTCGACGTGCTGTACAATGGCAGCAGCTTCAGCGACATGACGCTGCGGCTGGACGGTGACCTCATCACCGAGGTGACGTCCGAGCTCAACATGACTCGCCGGACCACCTACTACTGCGAGGAGCTCCTCGTCGGCGGGAACGGGGACGACGAGGCTTTCAAGTACAGGCAGGATGCCATTTGCAAGCAGCGAAGGGCCTCGAATTAG